One Eurosta solidaginis isolate ZX-2024a chromosome 5, ASM4086904v1, whole genome shotgun sequence DNA segment encodes these proteins:
- the LOC137251671 gene encoding odorant receptor 59a-like, with protein sequence MAYEEKPQNVKELFRAHWLVWKWLGQVPHPKYPKLYKVYAIFLNTFFSLGYPLHLLLGLLYLVKLEDVLLNLTISVSVAICSLKFFNIWRNLKKVQHLEQIFDTLCARINHPNDWRYYREVSIPRAQKVLHLFYFVCVGTAVTSEFTLLIMCIATDWRLMYPAYFPFQPYATTGNYLMAHLFQMFGLFVELAENLVNDTYGAMCLALLAGHAHLLGRRVASIGYDTKKSYEECNRDLINCIADHNLLFDCHRTIGEIIGVGMFFQIISASLVLGCVIIYMVFYVDNIFEGVYYSIYLFGCAMEVFPTCYFGTHFEFEFEQLTHMLFACNWMDQNRVFKRNLIICVEQSLQKRNFRVGGMFHINLNTFFATCKGAYSLLAVALSMK encoded by the exons ATGGCCTACGAAGAAAAGCCTCAAAACGTCAAGGAACTATTTCGCGCACATTGGCTGGTGTGGAAGTGGTTGGGTCAAGTGCCACATCCAAAATATCCAAAACTATACAAAGTTTATGCAATATTTTTGAATACTTTCTTTAGTCTTGGTTATCCGTTGCATTTGTTGCTCGGACTCTTGTATTTAGTTAAACTTGAAGATGTGCTACTCAATCTCACCATTAGCGTTTCGGTGGCTATTTGTTCGCTAAAGTTTTTCAATATTTggcgtaatttgaaaaaagtACAACATTTAGAGCAAATTTTCGATACACTTTGTGCGCGCATAAATCATCCAAATGACTGGCGTTACTATCGTGAAGTCTCGATACCGCGAGCACAAAaagttttacatttattttattttgtttgtgtgGGTACGGCTGTTACATCAGAGTTCACATTATTGATTATGTGCATTGCAACGGATTGGCGTTTAATGTATCCAGCCTATTTCCCATTTCAACCATACGCAACTACGGGCAACTATTTAATGGCGCATTTATTTCAAATGTTTGGTTTATTCGTCGAATTAGCAGAGAATTTGGTTAATGACACTTACGGTGCAATGTGTTTGGCTCTACTCGCAGGACATGCACATTTGTTGGGAAGACGTGTTGCCAGCATTGGTTATGAtacaaagaaatcctatgaaGAATGTAATCGCGATTTAATTAATTGCATTGCTGATCATAATTTGTTATTTGA TTGCCATCGTACGATTGGTGAAATTATTGGTGTTGGCATGTTTTTTCAAATCATTTCGGCAAGCCTCGTCCTAGGCTGCGTCATCATTTATATGGTTTTTTATGTTGACAATATATTCGAAGGTGTTTATTATagcatttatttatttggttGTGCCATGGAAGTTTTTCCCACTTGCTATTTTGGCACTCATTTCGAATTCGAATTTGAACAGCTCACTCATATGTTGTTCGCTTGCAATTGGATGGATCAGAATCGTGTTTTCAAGCgcaatttaattatttgtgtggAACAATCTTTGCAGAAGCGCAATTTTCGTGTTGGTGGCATGTTTCATATTAATCTGAATACTTTTTTTGCTACTTGTAAGGGCGCTTATTCGTTGTTGGCAGTTGCTTTGAGCATGAAATGA